The following proteins are encoded in a genomic region of Sebastes fasciatus isolate fSebFas1 chromosome 12, fSebFas1.pri, whole genome shotgun sequence:
- the LOC141778512 gene encoding uncharacterized protein LOC141778512 isoform X2, with amino-acid sequence MGGLFSLLGSTWSHLAGAADLTTMAEGECTGEHFVDKHRAQLIDRVSDVAPILDQLLEEEVIQPGSYDEILAIPTTRDKMRKLYSGPLNTAGSVGKDVFYKILEEYEPSLIADLKENNIVERATSYDPEVIRQSKLIQKEVTMTPLKWKLLETLKYLSYWELQHFKQLLHQTEKKKGLRRISRQLTEMADRDEIVELMMKTYGQQSVEMTKKVLMMMNRRDLVQKFSEISSRSKNKCWGEATFREVTITSLKEMLLETMEELRYRELEHFKQLLQYTEKKKGLLRISRQRMKMADRGEIVELMVETYGQQSVEVTTEVLMKMNRRDLVQKLSEISSRSRVIRQSKLIQKEVTMTSLEGKLLETMEELRYGELKRFKQLLQGTEMKKGLPRISRQLMEMEDTDEIVELMMKTYGQQSVEVTMEVLMMMNRRDLVQKLSEIISGSKEKPQSKPIQKQVSSDWTELDPEVNSTDADEAPTYSLQSEAGNFECSVSGLRWVCKEKVSFKYQFCTLKRHMERIESMQYMPAGPLMDITVIAGKLDEVYLPHWICIDDNPTILDKFAVLHIDDCGDVVEKVSEVTSSHVKLSEPAFSLKMVLVKAGYSVKINSKVLIYGTKTPFFTLRVYLIPPDPGLLQDLEKTESSDGYRRFKKPHPKKPLKMNDWFILTAELGGEKIASDTLQLLYESTEPNFSEVFVRNPVADLTLKFGIKKRSQPVWTCVIPQEEYQSTDGPIQGQHFVDRHRVELIDRVSDIPSILDQLLDKKIIQQGSYDEIMATPNKRDKMRRLFSGPLNAAGPDGKEVFYRILQKEESSLIASLKKSVW; translated from the exons ATGGGTGGTCTGTTCTCACTACTTGGTTCCA CTTGGAGTCACTTAGCTGGAGCAGCTGATCTAACTACCATGGCAGAGGGTGAGTGCACAG ggGAGCACTTTGTGGATAAACATAGAGCCCAGCTGATCGACAGAGTGAGCGACGTTGCACCCATTTTGGATCAACTCCTCGAAGAAGAAGTCATCCAACCTGGGAGTTATGATGAAATCCTGGCTATCCCTACCACTCGGGATAAGATGAGGAAGCTCTACTCTGGTCCTCTGAATACTGCTGGATCTGTTGGCAAAGATGTCTTCTACAAAATCCTTGAGGAATATGAGCCATCTCTCATTGCTGACCTCAAGGAAAATAATATTGT agagagagcaacctCTTATGATCCAGAGG TGATACGTCAGTCTAAACTGATCCAGAAA GAAGTAACAATGACACCACTAAAGTGGaagcttttggaaacactgaaatATTTAAGTTACTGGGAGCTCCAGCATTTCAAGCAGCTCCTGCATCAAACTGAAAAGAAGAAAGGCCTCCGAAGAATCTCAAGACAGTTGACGGAGATGGCAGACAGAGATGAAATAGTGGAGCTGATGATGAAGACCTACGGCCAGCAGTCTGTGGAGATGACCAAGAAGGTTTTAATGATGATGAACAGGAGAGATCTGGTGCAGAAGTTTTCAGAGATCAGCTCAAGATCCAAAA ATAAATGTTGGGGTGAAGCGACCTTTAGA GAAGTAACAATTACATCACTAAAGGAGATGCTTTTGGAAACAATGGAAGAATTAAGGTACAGGGAGCTCGAACATTTCAAGCAGCTCCTGCAGTACACTGAAAAGAAGAAAGGCCTCCTAAGAATCTCAAGACAGAGAATGAAGATGGCAGACAGAGGTGAAATAGTGGAGCTTATGGTGGAGACCTACGGCCAGCAGTCTGTGGAGGTGACCACGGAGGTTTTAATGAAGATGAACAGGAGAGATCTGGTGCAGaagttgtcagagatcagctcaAGATCCAGAG TGATACGTCAGTCTAAACTGATCCAGAAA GAAGTAACAATGACATCACTAGAGGGGAAGCTTTTGGAAACAATGGAAGAATTAAGGTACGGGGAGCTCAAACGTTTCAAGCAGCTCCTGCAGGGCACTGAAATGAAGAAAGGCCTCCCAAGAATCTCAAGACAGTTAATGGAGATGGAAGACACAGATGAAATAGTGGAGCTGATGATGAAGACCTACGGCCAGCAGTCTGTGGAGGTGACCATGGAGGTTTTAATGATGATGAACAGGAGAGATCTGGTGCAGAAGTTGTCAGAGATCATCTCAGGATCCAAAG AGAAACCTCAGTCTAAACCGATCCAGAAA CAGGTCTCCAGTGACTGGACTGAACTTGACCCTGAAGTGAACAGTACAGATGCAGATGAGGCTCCAACATACAG CCTACAGTCTGAAGCAGGAAACTTTGAATGCAGCGTTTCTGGCTTGCGCTGGGTCTGTAAGGAAAAGGTCAGCTTTAAGTACCAGTTCTGCACTTTGAAGAGACACATGGAGAGGATAGAAAGCATGCAATACATGCCTGCAGGTCCCCTAATGGACATAACAGTCATTGCTGGGAAGTTGGATGAAGTGTACCTGCCACACTGGATCTGCATAG ATGACAACCCCACAATATTAGACAAGTTTGCAGTCCTACACATAGATGACTGTGGAGATGTCGTGGAAAAAGTGTCTGAGGTCACATCGTCCCATGTCAAGCTGTCTGAACCAGCTTTCTCTCTGAAAATGGTCCTGGTGAAAGCCGGCTACTCAGTGAAAATAAACTCTAAGGTGTTAATATACGGGACCAAAACACCATTCTTCACACTCCGTGTTTACCTGATCCCACCTGATCCTGGTCTactacag gatTTGGAGAAGACTGAATCATCCGATGGATACAGAAGATTCAAAAAGCCACATCCAAAGAAGCCCTTGAAAATGAACGATTGGTTCATCCTAACGGCAGAATTGGGCGGTGAAAAAATTGCCTCTGAC ACATTACAGCTCCTATATGAAAGCACAGAACCAAATTTCTCCGAAGTGTTCGTTAGAAATCCAGTCGCAGACTTAACGCTCAAGTTcggaataaaaaaaaggagtCAACCAGTATGGACCTGTGTGATTCCACAAG AGGAATACCAAAGCACCGATGGTCCTATACAAG ggCAGCACTTTGTGGATAGACATCGAGTCGAGCTGATCGACAGAGTGAGCGACATTCCATCCATTTTGGATCAACTCCTCGACAAAAAGATCATCCAACAAGGGAGTTATGATGAAATCATGGCTACCCCTAACAAACGGGATAAGATGAGGAGGCTCTTCTCTGGTCCTCTGAATGCTGCTGGACCTGATGGCAAAGAGGTCTTCTACAGAATCCTACAAAAAGAGGAGTCATCTCTCATTGCCAGCCTGAAGAAAAGCGTGTGGTGA
- the LOC141778512 gene encoding uncharacterized protein LOC141778512 isoform X3 yields MGGLFSLLGSTWSHLAGAADLTTMAEGEHFVDKHRAQLIDRVSDVAPILDQLLEEEVIQPGSYDEILAIPTTRDKMRKLYSGPLNTAGSVGKDVFYKILEEYEPSLIADLKENNIVERATSYDPEVIRQSKLIQKEVTMTPLKWKLLETLKYLSYWELQHFKQLLHQTEKKKGLRRISRQLTEMADRDEIVELMMKTYGQQSVEMTKKVLMMMNRRDLVQKFSEISSRSKNKCWGEATFREVTITSLKEMLLETMEELRYRELEHFKQLLQYTEKKKGLLRISRQRMKMADRGEIVELMVETYGQQSVEVTTEVLMKMNRRDLVQKLSEISSRSRVIRQSKLIQKEVTMTSLEGKLLETMEELRYGELKRFKQLLQGTEMKKGLPRISRQLMEMEDTDEIVELMMKTYGQQSVEVTMEVLMMMNRRDLVQKLSEIISGSKEKPQSKPIQKQVSSDWTELDPEVNSTDADEAPTYSLQSEAGNFECSVSGLRWVCKEKVSFKYQFCTLKRHMERIESMQYMPAGPLMDITVIAGKLDEVYLPHWICIDDNPTILDKFAVLHIDDCGDVVEKVSEVTSSHVKLSEPAFSLKMVLVKAGYSVKINSKVLIYGTKTPFFTLRVYLIPPDPGLLQDLEKTESSDGYRRFKKPHPKKPLKMNDWFILTAELGGEKIASDTLQLLYESTEPNFSEVFVRNPVADLTLKFGIKKRSQPVWTCVIPQEEYQSTDGPIQGQHFVDRHRVELIDRVSDIPSILDQLLDKKIIQQGSYDEIMATPNKRDKMRRLFSGPLNAAGPDGKEVFYRILQKEESSLIASLKKSVW; encoded by the exons ATGGGTGGTCTGTTCTCACTACTTGGTTCCA CTTGGAGTCACTTAGCTGGAGCAGCTGATCTAACTACCATGGCAGAGG ggGAGCACTTTGTGGATAAACATAGAGCCCAGCTGATCGACAGAGTGAGCGACGTTGCACCCATTTTGGATCAACTCCTCGAAGAAGAAGTCATCCAACCTGGGAGTTATGATGAAATCCTGGCTATCCCTACCACTCGGGATAAGATGAGGAAGCTCTACTCTGGTCCTCTGAATACTGCTGGATCTGTTGGCAAAGATGTCTTCTACAAAATCCTTGAGGAATATGAGCCATCTCTCATTGCTGACCTCAAGGAAAATAATATTGT agagagagcaacctCTTATGATCCAGAGG TGATACGTCAGTCTAAACTGATCCAGAAA GAAGTAACAATGACACCACTAAAGTGGaagcttttggaaacactgaaatATTTAAGTTACTGGGAGCTCCAGCATTTCAAGCAGCTCCTGCATCAAACTGAAAAGAAGAAAGGCCTCCGAAGAATCTCAAGACAGTTGACGGAGATGGCAGACAGAGATGAAATAGTGGAGCTGATGATGAAGACCTACGGCCAGCAGTCTGTGGAGATGACCAAGAAGGTTTTAATGATGATGAACAGGAGAGATCTGGTGCAGAAGTTTTCAGAGATCAGCTCAAGATCCAAAA ATAAATGTTGGGGTGAAGCGACCTTTAGA GAAGTAACAATTACATCACTAAAGGAGATGCTTTTGGAAACAATGGAAGAATTAAGGTACAGGGAGCTCGAACATTTCAAGCAGCTCCTGCAGTACACTGAAAAGAAGAAAGGCCTCCTAAGAATCTCAAGACAGAGAATGAAGATGGCAGACAGAGGTGAAATAGTGGAGCTTATGGTGGAGACCTACGGCCAGCAGTCTGTGGAGGTGACCACGGAGGTTTTAATGAAGATGAACAGGAGAGATCTGGTGCAGaagttgtcagagatcagctcaAGATCCAGAG TGATACGTCAGTCTAAACTGATCCAGAAA GAAGTAACAATGACATCACTAGAGGGGAAGCTTTTGGAAACAATGGAAGAATTAAGGTACGGGGAGCTCAAACGTTTCAAGCAGCTCCTGCAGGGCACTGAAATGAAGAAAGGCCTCCCAAGAATCTCAAGACAGTTAATGGAGATGGAAGACACAGATGAAATAGTGGAGCTGATGATGAAGACCTACGGCCAGCAGTCTGTGGAGGTGACCATGGAGGTTTTAATGATGATGAACAGGAGAGATCTGGTGCAGAAGTTGTCAGAGATCATCTCAGGATCCAAAG AGAAACCTCAGTCTAAACCGATCCAGAAA CAGGTCTCCAGTGACTGGACTGAACTTGACCCTGAAGTGAACAGTACAGATGCAGATGAGGCTCCAACATACAG CCTACAGTCTGAAGCAGGAAACTTTGAATGCAGCGTTTCTGGCTTGCGCTGGGTCTGTAAGGAAAAGGTCAGCTTTAAGTACCAGTTCTGCACTTTGAAGAGACACATGGAGAGGATAGAAAGCATGCAATACATGCCTGCAGGTCCCCTAATGGACATAACAGTCATTGCTGGGAAGTTGGATGAAGTGTACCTGCCACACTGGATCTGCATAG ATGACAACCCCACAATATTAGACAAGTTTGCAGTCCTACACATAGATGACTGTGGAGATGTCGTGGAAAAAGTGTCTGAGGTCACATCGTCCCATGTCAAGCTGTCTGAACCAGCTTTCTCTCTGAAAATGGTCCTGGTGAAAGCCGGCTACTCAGTGAAAATAAACTCTAAGGTGTTAATATACGGGACCAAAACACCATTCTTCACACTCCGTGTTTACCTGATCCCACCTGATCCTGGTCTactacag gatTTGGAGAAGACTGAATCATCCGATGGATACAGAAGATTCAAAAAGCCACATCCAAAGAAGCCCTTGAAAATGAACGATTGGTTCATCCTAACGGCAGAATTGGGCGGTGAAAAAATTGCCTCTGAC ACATTACAGCTCCTATATGAAAGCACAGAACCAAATTTCTCCGAAGTGTTCGTTAGAAATCCAGTCGCAGACTTAACGCTCAAGTTcggaataaaaaaaaggagtCAACCAGTATGGACCTGTGTGATTCCACAAG AGGAATACCAAAGCACCGATGGTCCTATACAAG ggCAGCACTTTGTGGATAGACATCGAGTCGAGCTGATCGACAGAGTGAGCGACATTCCATCCATTTTGGATCAACTCCTCGACAAAAAGATCATCCAACAAGGGAGTTATGATGAAATCATGGCTACCCCTAACAAACGGGATAAGATGAGGAGGCTCTTCTCTGGTCCTCTGAATGCTGCTGGACCTGATGGCAAAGAGGTCTTCTACAGAATCCTACAAAAAGAGGAGTCATCTCTCATTGCCAGCCTGAAGAAAAGCGTGTGGTGA
- the LOC141778512 gene encoding uncharacterized protein LOC141778512 isoform X4 yields MKKGLPRILIQLMEMADKDEIVELMVETYGQQSVEVTTEVFKEMNRRDLVQKLSEISSGSKVIRQSKLIQKEVTMTPLKWKLLETLKYLSYWELQHFKQLLHQTEKKKGLRRISRQLTEMADRDEIVELMMKTYGQQSVEMTKKVLMMMNRRDLVQKFSEISSRSKNKCWGEATFREVTITSLKEMLLETMEELRYRELEHFKQLLQYTEKKKGLLRISRQRMKMADRGEIVELMVETYGQQSVEVTTEVLMKMNRRDLVQKLSEISSRSRVIRQSKLIQKEVTMTSLEGKLLETMEELRYGELKRFKQLLQGTEMKKGLPRISRQLMEMEDTDEIVELMMKTYGQQSVEVTMEVLMMMNRRDLVQKLSEIISGSKEKPQSKPIQKQVSSDWTELDPEVNSTDADEAPTYSLQSEAGNFECSVSGLRWVCKEKVSFKYQFCTLKRHMERIESMQYMPAGPLMDITVIAGKLDEVYLPHWICIDDNPTILDKFAVLHIDDCGDVVEKVSEVTSSHVKLSEPAFSLKMVLVKAGYSVKINSKVLIYGTKTPFFTLRVYLIPPDPGLLQDLEKTESSDGYRRFKKPHPKKPLKMNDWFILTAELGGEKIASDTLQLLYESTEPNFSEVFVRNPVADLTLKFGIKKRSQPVWTCVIPQEEYQSTDGPIQGQHFVDRHRVELIDRVSDIPSILDQLLDKKIIQQGSYDEIMATPNKRDKMRRLFSGPLNAAGPDGKEVFYRILQKEESSLIASLKKSVW; encoded by the exons ATGAAGAAAGGCCTCCCAAGAATCTTAATACAGTTAATGGAGATGGCAGACAAAGATGAAATAGTGGAGCTTATGGTGGAGACCTACGGCCAGCAGTCTGTGGAGGTGACCACGGAGGTTTTCAAGGAGATGAACAGGAGAGATCTGGTGCAGaagttgtcagagatcagctcaGGATCCAAAG TGATACGTCAGTCTAAACTGATCCAGAAA GAAGTAACAATGACACCACTAAAGTGGaagcttttggaaacactgaaatATTTAAGTTACTGGGAGCTCCAGCATTTCAAGCAGCTCCTGCATCAAACTGAAAAGAAGAAAGGCCTCCGAAGAATCTCAAGACAGTTGACGGAGATGGCAGACAGAGATGAAATAGTGGAGCTGATGATGAAGACCTACGGCCAGCAGTCTGTGGAGATGACCAAGAAGGTTTTAATGATGATGAACAGGAGAGATCTGGTGCAGAAGTTTTCAGAGATCAGCTCAAGATCCAAAA ATAAATGTTGGGGTGAAGCGACCTTTAGA GAAGTAACAATTACATCACTAAAGGAGATGCTTTTGGAAACAATGGAAGAATTAAGGTACAGGGAGCTCGAACATTTCAAGCAGCTCCTGCAGTACACTGAAAAGAAGAAAGGCCTCCTAAGAATCTCAAGACAGAGAATGAAGATGGCAGACAGAGGTGAAATAGTGGAGCTTATGGTGGAGACCTACGGCCAGCAGTCTGTGGAGGTGACCACGGAGGTTTTAATGAAGATGAACAGGAGAGATCTGGTGCAGaagttgtcagagatcagctcaAGATCCAGAG TGATACGTCAGTCTAAACTGATCCAGAAA GAAGTAACAATGACATCACTAGAGGGGAAGCTTTTGGAAACAATGGAAGAATTAAGGTACGGGGAGCTCAAACGTTTCAAGCAGCTCCTGCAGGGCACTGAAATGAAGAAAGGCCTCCCAAGAATCTCAAGACAGTTAATGGAGATGGAAGACACAGATGAAATAGTGGAGCTGATGATGAAGACCTACGGCCAGCAGTCTGTGGAGGTGACCATGGAGGTTTTAATGATGATGAACAGGAGAGATCTGGTGCAGAAGTTGTCAGAGATCATCTCAGGATCCAAAG AGAAACCTCAGTCTAAACCGATCCAGAAA CAGGTCTCCAGTGACTGGACTGAACTTGACCCTGAAGTGAACAGTACAGATGCAGATGAGGCTCCAACATACAG CCTACAGTCTGAAGCAGGAAACTTTGAATGCAGCGTTTCTGGCTTGCGCTGGGTCTGTAAGGAAAAGGTCAGCTTTAAGTACCAGTTCTGCACTTTGAAGAGACACATGGAGAGGATAGAAAGCATGCAATACATGCCTGCAGGTCCCCTAATGGACATAACAGTCATTGCTGGGAAGTTGGATGAAGTGTACCTGCCACACTGGATCTGCATAG ATGACAACCCCACAATATTAGACAAGTTTGCAGTCCTACACATAGATGACTGTGGAGATGTCGTGGAAAAAGTGTCTGAGGTCACATCGTCCCATGTCAAGCTGTCTGAACCAGCTTTCTCTCTGAAAATGGTCCTGGTGAAAGCCGGCTACTCAGTGAAAATAAACTCTAAGGTGTTAATATACGGGACCAAAACACCATTCTTCACACTCCGTGTTTACCTGATCCCACCTGATCCTGGTCTactacag gatTTGGAGAAGACTGAATCATCCGATGGATACAGAAGATTCAAAAAGCCACATCCAAAGAAGCCCTTGAAAATGAACGATTGGTTCATCCTAACGGCAGAATTGGGCGGTGAAAAAATTGCCTCTGAC ACATTACAGCTCCTATATGAAAGCACAGAACCAAATTTCTCCGAAGTGTTCGTTAGAAATCCAGTCGCAGACTTAACGCTCAAGTTcggaataaaaaaaaggagtCAACCAGTATGGACCTGTGTGATTCCACAAG AGGAATACCAAAGCACCGATGGTCCTATACAAG ggCAGCACTTTGTGGATAGACATCGAGTCGAGCTGATCGACAGAGTGAGCGACATTCCATCCATTTTGGATCAACTCCTCGACAAAAAGATCATCCAACAAGGGAGTTATGATGAAATCATGGCTACCCCTAACAAACGGGATAAGATGAGGAGGCTCTTCTCTGGTCCTCTGAATGCTGCTGGACCTGATGGCAAAGAGGTCTTCTACAGAATCCTACAAAAAGAGGAGTCATCTCTCATTGCCAGCCTGAAGAAAAGCGTGTGGTGA
- the LOC141778512 gene encoding uncharacterized protein LOC141778512 isoform X5, with translation MEMADKDEIVELMVETYGQQSVEVTTEVFKEMNRRDLVQKLSEISSGSKVIRQSKLIQKEVTMTPLKWKLLETLKYLSYWELQHFKQLLHQTEKKKGLRRISRQLTEMADRDEIVELMMKTYGQQSVEMTKKVLMMMNRRDLVQKFSEISSRSKNKCWGEATFREVTITSLKEMLLETMEELRYRELEHFKQLLQYTEKKKGLLRISRQRMKMADRGEIVELMVETYGQQSVEVTTEVLMKMNRRDLVQKLSEISSRSRVIRQSKLIQKEVTMTSLEGKLLETMEELRYGELKRFKQLLQGTEMKKGLPRISRQLMEMEDTDEIVELMMKTYGQQSVEVTMEVLMMMNRRDLVQKLSEIISGSKEKPQSKPIQKQVSSDWTELDPEVNSTDADEAPTYSLQSEAGNFECSVSGLRWVCKEKVSFKYQFCTLKRHMERIESMQYMPAGPLMDITVIAGKLDEVYLPHWICIDDNPTILDKFAVLHIDDCGDVVEKVSEVTSSHVKLSEPAFSLKMVLVKAGYSVKINSKVLIYGTKTPFFTLRVYLIPPDPGLLQDLEKTESSDGYRRFKKPHPKKPLKMNDWFILTAELGGEKIASDTLQLLYESTEPNFSEVFVRNPVADLTLKFGIKKRSQPVWTCVIPQEEYQSTDGPIQGQHFVDRHRVELIDRVSDIPSILDQLLDKKIIQQGSYDEIMATPNKRDKMRRLFSGPLNAAGPDGKEVFYRILQKEESSLIASLKKSVW, from the exons ATGGAGATGGCAGACAAAGATGAAATAGTGGAGCTTATGGTGGAGACCTACGGCCAGCAGTCTGTGGAGGTGACCACGGAGGTTTTCAAGGAGATGAACAGGAGAGATCTGGTGCAGaagttgtcagagatcagctcaGGATCCAAAG TGATACGTCAGTCTAAACTGATCCAGAAA GAAGTAACAATGACACCACTAAAGTGGaagcttttggaaacactgaaatATTTAAGTTACTGGGAGCTCCAGCATTTCAAGCAGCTCCTGCATCAAACTGAAAAGAAGAAAGGCCTCCGAAGAATCTCAAGACAGTTGACGGAGATGGCAGACAGAGATGAAATAGTGGAGCTGATGATGAAGACCTACGGCCAGCAGTCTGTGGAGATGACCAAGAAGGTTTTAATGATGATGAACAGGAGAGATCTGGTGCAGAAGTTTTCAGAGATCAGCTCAAGATCCAAAA ATAAATGTTGGGGTGAAGCGACCTTTAGA GAAGTAACAATTACATCACTAAAGGAGATGCTTTTGGAAACAATGGAAGAATTAAGGTACAGGGAGCTCGAACATTTCAAGCAGCTCCTGCAGTACACTGAAAAGAAGAAAGGCCTCCTAAGAATCTCAAGACAGAGAATGAAGATGGCAGACAGAGGTGAAATAGTGGAGCTTATGGTGGAGACCTACGGCCAGCAGTCTGTGGAGGTGACCACGGAGGTTTTAATGAAGATGAACAGGAGAGATCTGGTGCAGaagttgtcagagatcagctcaAGATCCAGAG TGATACGTCAGTCTAAACTGATCCAGAAA GAAGTAACAATGACATCACTAGAGGGGAAGCTTTTGGAAACAATGGAAGAATTAAGGTACGGGGAGCTCAAACGTTTCAAGCAGCTCCTGCAGGGCACTGAAATGAAGAAAGGCCTCCCAAGAATCTCAAGACAGTTAATGGAGATGGAAGACACAGATGAAATAGTGGAGCTGATGATGAAGACCTACGGCCAGCAGTCTGTGGAGGTGACCATGGAGGTTTTAATGATGATGAACAGGAGAGATCTGGTGCAGAAGTTGTCAGAGATCATCTCAGGATCCAAAG AGAAACCTCAGTCTAAACCGATCCAGAAA CAGGTCTCCAGTGACTGGACTGAACTTGACCCTGAAGTGAACAGTACAGATGCAGATGAGGCTCCAACATACAG CCTACAGTCTGAAGCAGGAAACTTTGAATGCAGCGTTTCTGGCTTGCGCTGGGTCTGTAAGGAAAAGGTCAGCTTTAAGTACCAGTTCTGCACTTTGAAGAGACACATGGAGAGGATAGAAAGCATGCAATACATGCCTGCAGGTCCCCTAATGGACATAACAGTCATTGCTGGGAAGTTGGATGAAGTGTACCTGCCACACTGGATCTGCATAG ATGACAACCCCACAATATTAGACAAGTTTGCAGTCCTACACATAGATGACTGTGGAGATGTCGTGGAAAAAGTGTCTGAGGTCACATCGTCCCATGTCAAGCTGTCTGAACCAGCTTTCTCTCTGAAAATGGTCCTGGTGAAAGCCGGCTACTCAGTGAAAATAAACTCTAAGGTGTTAATATACGGGACCAAAACACCATTCTTCACACTCCGTGTTTACCTGATCCCACCTGATCCTGGTCTactacag gatTTGGAGAAGACTGAATCATCCGATGGATACAGAAGATTCAAAAAGCCACATCCAAAGAAGCCCTTGAAAATGAACGATTGGTTCATCCTAACGGCAGAATTGGGCGGTGAAAAAATTGCCTCTGAC ACATTACAGCTCCTATATGAAAGCACAGAACCAAATTTCTCCGAAGTGTTCGTTAGAAATCCAGTCGCAGACTTAACGCTCAAGTTcggaataaaaaaaaggagtCAACCAGTATGGACCTGTGTGATTCCACAAG AGGAATACCAAAGCACCGATGGTCCTATACAAG ggCAGCACTTTGTGGATAGACATCGAGTCGAGCTGATCGACAGAGTGAGCGACATTCCATCCATTTTGGATCAACTCCTCGACAAAAAGATCATCCAACAAGGGAGTTATGATGAAATCATGGCTACCCCTAACAAACGGGATAAGATGAGGAGGCTCTTCTCTGGTCCTCTGAATGCTGCTGGACCTGATGGCAAAGAGGTCTTCTACAGAATCCTACAAAAAGAGGAGTCATCTCTCATTGCCAGCCTGAAGAAAAGCGTGTGGTGA